A window of the Pyrodictium abyssi genome harbors these coding sequences:
- a CDS encoding archaemetzincin family Zn-dependent metalloprotease — protein MKGSWAGRETAAKRCRVLGSGAPRILVAGMGDEPLAHVAWLADRLAEAYANAVVEVYSSVLSPPRGAYDPARGQYLSEMVLDEAARLRQSTGVDAALVVASIDAYSPGLNFVFGQAMVGGGVAVVYTRRLRPEFYGLGPDLALYRERLLKEALHELGHAFGLGHCANPVCVMRFSNNIVEVDAKSMRYCRKCAARLLEAGIVVARKFLLTD, from the coding sequence TTGAAAGGAAGCTGGGCAGGAAGAGAGACAGCGGCAAAGAGGTGTAGAGTACTGGGCTCCGGGGCACCTAGGATACTCGTAGCGGGTATGGGGGACGAGCCGCTAGCCCACGTAGCCTGGCTAGCAGACAGGCTCGCAGAGGCCTATGCAAACGCGGTGGTAGAGGTCTACAGCTCTGTGCTCAGTCCGCCACGCGGGGCCTACGACCCGGCGAGGGGCCAGTACCTGAGCGAGATGGTGCTCGATGAGGCGGCTAGACTGAGGCAGAGCACTGGGGTAGATGCCGCGCTGGTAGTTGCCAGCATTGATGCCTATAGCCCTGGCCTAAACTTCGTCTTCGGGCAGGCAATGGTGGGTGGGGGCGTGGCTGTAGTCTATACGCGGCGTCTCCGCCCCGAGTTCTACGGGCTAGGCCCAGACCTGGCACTATACCGTGAACGACTACTAAAGGAGGCCCTCCATGAGCTCGGCCACGCCTTCGGCCTAGGCCACTGCGCCAACCCTGTCTGCGTTATGAGGTTCAGCAACAACATAGTAGAGGTGGATGCGAAGAGCATGCGCTATTGCAGGAAGTGTGCGGCGAGGCTCCTAGAAGCGGGGATAGTAGTGGCGAGAAAATTCCTACTTACAGACTAG
- a CDS encoding DUF1646 family protein, with product MAGLVALNIPEEPVMSVVAVLGAILAMVLVLPMVSRKIEENLEPFFLVMGIIGSIVIYLAGILPPGEVGELVKRALLTPVMLHGMPIGITQVVLVAGLVFYKYHGPIYHGIGRLLEKLGIRGFLFVIVTLLGLTSSIISVIVAAVVFAEVMAALPLTRQKKVEATVLAAFALGMGAALTPVGEPLATIAVSKLSGPPYHAGFDFLLRLLGPYIIPGVIAVAAYTAIRAAKGAAESVRSSMAEGIEYAGTLRSVILRAVRVYVFVAALELLGTSFMPFVEWYFTRIPSYILYWVNMISAAVDNATLTAAEIGPYLHIDQIKAALLSLIISGGMLIPGNIPNIVAAGRLGITSKEWARIGVPFGLVLLVIYFIVLFAPSML from the coding sequence ATGGCTGGGCTCGTCGCGCTCAATATCCCGGAAGAACCCGTTATGAGCGTCGTCGCGGTTCTCGGCGCTATACTAGCTATGGTGCTTGTGCTTCCAATGGTGTCTAGAAAGATAGAGGAGAACCTCGAACCATTCTTCCTAGTAATGGGTATAATCGGTAGTATAGTGATTTATCTAGCCGGTATTCTCCCCCCAGGCGAGGTAGGCGAGCTAGTCAAGCGCGCGCTCTTAACACCGGTAATGCTGCATGGGATGCCAATCGGCATAACGCAGGTAGTGTTGGTAGCAGGCCTCGTATTCTACAAGTACCATGGCCCTATATACCATGGAATAGGCAGGCTGCTCGAGAAGCTAGGGATACGCGGCTTCCTCTTCGTGATAGTGACCCTCCTAGGCCTCACTAGCAGCATTATATCAGTGATAGTAGCTGCTGTGGTATTCGCCGAGGTCATGGCGGCGCTCCCGCTTACACGGCAGAAGAAGGTAGAAGCCACTGTGCTAGCGGCATTCGCCCTTGGCATGGGCGCTGCACTGACACCCGTAGGCGAACCCCTCGCCACCATAGCGGTAAGCAAGCTCTCTGGACCGCCCTACCATGCAGGGTTCGACTTCCTCCTAAGACTCCTAGGCCCCTACATCATACCCGGCGTCATAGCAGTCGCAGCCTATACGGCGATCCGCGCCGCCAAGGGCGCAGCGGAGTCAGTACGCAGCAGCATGGCAGAGGGCATAGAGTATGCGGGGACGCTGCGCAGCGTAATCCTCCGCGCGGTCCGCGTCTATGTGTTCGTCGCAGCGCTAGAGCTGTTAGGCACGAGCTTCATGCCCTTCGTCGAGTGGTACTTCACTAGGATACCATCGTACATACTCTACTGGGTCAACATGATATCAGCTGCTGTAGACAACGCGACGCTAACGGCTGCGGAGATAGGCCCGTACCTCCACATAGACCAGATAAAGGCTGCTCTCCTAAGCCTCATAATATCCGGCGGCATGCTGATACCAGGCAACATACCCAACATAGTGGCGGCAGGCAGGCTAGGGATAACCTCCAAGGAGTGGGCGCGGATTGGCGTACCCTTCGGGCTAGTGCTGCTGGTAATCTACTTCATAGTGCTCTTCGCCCCATCTATGCTCTAG
- the gatA gene encoding Asp-tRNA(Asn)/Glu-tRNA(Gln) amidotransferase subunit GatA: MDAYRLPGWLLREKLVQGEIDVADYVASVYERIERLDGLLRAYITVRPREEVEAEVRQRVEKARRNGGLPLAGLLVAVKDVIHVKGLPVTCGSKMLGKYVAVYDATVVERLREAGAVVVGKTNMDEFAMGSTGETSAYGASRNPWSPDRVPGGSSSGTAVALAAGMATLGLGTDTGGSIRMPSAWTGLYGLKPTYGLVSRYGLVSYADSLEQIGPMARNTRDLAALLEAIAGFDPRDSTSLPGKPRGLVEAAEEGLKNGARGLRVAVVKEFMEHPGVHESVKKLVEAAARLLGDAGAEVGEARLGREVLEYSLPAYYVIAMAEASSNLARYDGVRYGPREPPQPWEGWNTYYSRIRAKYFGAEVKLRIMLGSWMLSSGYRDQYYIRALKMRRIVRDRVLALLEEYDLLLAPAVVAPPPRLGEVVDDPERMYALDLATVVANLSGVPAAAAPAGRVDGIPLGVQLIARPLGEDRLLRALGALEAVSGLADLVAEPATG; this comes from the coding sequence ATGGACGCTTACCGGCTGCCTGGCTGGCTTCTGCGGGAGAAGCTCGTACAGGGCGAGATAGACGTAGCTGACTACGTTGCGTCGGTCTACGAGAGGATTGAGCGGCTAGACGGCCTCCTCAGAGCCTACATCACTGTGAGGCCGCGCGAGGAGGTTGAGGCTGAGGTCCGCCAGCGGGTTGAGAAGGCGAGGAGGAACGGCGGGCTGCCGCTCGCCGGGCTACTAGTGGCGGTAAAGGACGTTATACATGTGAAGGGGCTTCCGGTTACCTGTGGCTCCAAGATGCTGGGAAAGTACGTCGCCGTGTACGACGCCACGGTTGTCGAGAGGCTCCGTGAGGCCGGCGCAGTGGTGGTAGGCAAGACCAATATGGATGAGTTCGCGATGGGCTCCACCGGGGAGACGAGCGCCTATGGCGCGTCCCGTAACCCATGGAGCCCCGACCGCGTGCCCGGGGGGAGTAGCAGCGGCACCGCTGTAGCGCTAGCCGCTGGCATGGCTACCCTCGGGCTCGGCACCGACACCGGCGGCAGTATACGGATGCCGAGCGCGTGGACCGGGCTGTACGGGCTAAAGCCGACCTACGGGCTCGTGTCGCGCTACGGCCTAGTCTCCTACGCTGATAGCCTAGAGCAGATAGGCCCCATGGCAAGGAACACCAGGGACCTGGCCGCGCTACTCGAGGCCATAGCCGGGTTCGACCCGCGGGACTCCACAAGCCTTCCGGGCAAGCCTAGGGGCCTCGTAGAGGCCGCTGAGGAGGGGCTAAAGAACGGGGCTAGGGGCCTCCGGGTAGCCGTAGTCAAGGAGTTCATGGAGCACCCAGGCGTGCACGAGTCTGTGAAGAAGCTGGTAGAGGCCGCTGCCCGGCTCCTAGGCGACGCTGGAGCCGAGGTGGGCGAGGCCCGCCTCGGAAGGGAGGTACTCGAGTACAGCCTCCCGGCCTACTACGTCATAGCCATGGCCGAGGCTAGTAGCAACCTTGCCCGCTACGACGGCGTGAGGTACGGGCCCAGGGAGCCGCCACAGCCCTGGGAGGGCTGGAACACTTACTACTCCCGTATACGCGCCAAGTACTTCGGCGCAGAGGTGAAGCTCAGGATAATGCTCGGCTCCTGGATGCTCAGCAGCGGGTACCGCGACCAGTACTACATACGCGCGCTCAAGATGAGGCGCATAGTCCGCGACCGCGTACTAGCCCTTCTGGAGGAGTACGACCTGCTCCTAGCCCCAGCAGTGGTCGCGCCACCGCCGCGTCTAGGCGAGGTGGTGGACGACCCGGAGAGGATGTACGCTCTCGACCTGGCGACCGTGGTGGCTAACCTGTCCGGTGTACCCGCCGCTGCCGCCCCGGCAGGCAGGGTGGACGGTATACCTCTAGGAGTGCAGTTGATAGCTAGGCCTTTAGGCGAGGACAGGCTGCTACGCGCTCTCGGGGCCCTGGAGGCTGTAAGCGGGCTCGCAGACCTCGTGGCGGAGCCCGCCACGGGCTAG
- a CDS encoding cation transporter, protein MVRRLAVRKILTATGVLRSTYIVATVSLALSILGMLIYLYEPSDVILMESFVWLIEAMSFGGLALAFKVAASRTIVYRARYEILRLESLAVLVAAIVAVFVSLIVAVRNLASSHVEPTPAILAAYPLLSGVTSYLLEKLSIRSLRRIELDIVAVRMIAEKLKLDIVFEIGGGLAILVSNLLGAATPERLAAVAMGAYVVYGLIGIAREAAMHLIGVVPRNDYRDMVVKIEDTLRRASRYQRIRRLRVESYGTFREVELWIEAPPGMTLGVAYRESMRIARRLVHEIPELLRALVVLVPERQSRRSRHEKRYTRSRSSARRRAAGPHGRGNEQSSQPRRAPRRHGHPQRQSGAAEHEAGRS, encoded by the coding sequence ATGGTTAGGAGGCTAGCAGTGAGGAAGATTCTAACGGCAACCGGTGTACTGCGCTCGACATACATAGTGGCCACGGTCTCGTTAGCTCTATCCATACTGGGTATGCTGATCTACCTCTACGAGCCGTCAGACGTAATACTTATGGAGTCGTTTGTCTGGCTCATAGAGGCTATGAGCTTCGGTGGGCTGGCCCTAGCCTTCAAGGTGGCAGCCTCGCGTACAATCGTGTACCGGGCGCGCTACGAGATACTACGCCTAGAGTCGCTCGCGGTGCTAGTAGCAGCCATAGTAGCGGTGTTTGTCTCCCTTATAGTCGCTGTGCGCAACCTAGCGTCGAGCCACGTAGAGCCGACCCCAGCTATACTAGCAGCGTACCCGCTCCTAAGCGGCGTTACGAGCTATCTTCTCGAGAAGCTGTCCATCCGTAGCCTCCGCCGCATAGAGCTAGATATAGTGGCAGTGCGGATGATAGCCGAGAAGCTTAAGCTGGACATAGTCTTCGAGATTGGTGGTGGTCTTGCCATCCTTGTGTCGAACCTCCTCGGCGCAGCTACGCCCGAGAGGCTAGCAGCGGTAGCGATGGGCGCATACGTGGTCTATGGGCTCATCGGTATAGCGCGCGAGGCGGCTATGCACCTCATAGGCGTGGTGCCGAGGAACGACTACCGCGACATGGTGGTCAAGATAGAGGACACGCTACGCCGCGCCTCCAGGTACCAGCGGATACGGAGGCTACGAGTAGAGAGCTACGGTACGTTCCGCGAAGTGGAGCTCTGGATAGAAGCCCCGCCCGGCATGACCCTGGGCGTAGCCTACCGCGAGTCTATGAGGATAGCTAGACGGCTCGTCCACGAGATACCCGAGCTCCTACGCGCCCTTGTAGTCCTAGTGCCGGAGAGACAGTCTAGGAGGAGCCGCCACGAGAAGAGGTACACGAGGAGTCGTTCTTCTGCGAGGCGGAGAGCAGCCGGGCCACACGGGAGAGGTAACGAGCAGTCTTCACAGCCTCGGCGGGCACCTCGACGACACGGCCACCCTCAGCGACAAAGTGGCGCCGCTGAGCACGAGGCCGGGCGATCCTGA
- a CDS encoding TIGR00269 family protein yields the protein MARCSVCGKPAVYVNRAAGLALCQRHFLEYFDRKVRRTIRKYKLFRPREHIVVAVSGGKDSMALLHYLHNLAKRVPGWRVTALLVDEGIRGYREYTVKRLVDYAEEHGIEYHIARFKDYVGYTLDEIVRRGRELGLPYLPCTYCGVLRRYIMNRAAREIGATVIATGHNLDDIVQTFLMNILGNDWAKIVRLGPISGPASHPRFVRKVKPFYEVLEKETTLYAVIHGLYTGFEECPYAQMSIRWTVRRMINELEERSPGVKYSLLRSLETAINMLRRQGIGEPDEEEGLYSCALCGEPAAHPICRACQLRLQLGIMEVSPEKLESLPPEARRMAESALRLSEERSRRR from the coding sequence GTGGCTAGATGCAGCGTATGCGGCAAGCCCGCGGTCTATGTTAACCGCGCTGCCGGGCTGGCCCTATGCCAGCGCCACTTCCTCGAGTACTTCGACCGCAAGGTGCGCCGGACAATACGCAAGTACAAGTTGTTCAGGCCCCGGGAGCACATCGTGGTCGCCGTCTCCGGTGGGAAGGACTCTATGGCGCTTCTCCACTACCTCCACAACCTGGCAAAGCGGGTACCCGGCTGGAGGGTCACCGCGCTCCTCGTAGACGAGGGCATCAGAGGCTACCGTGAGTACACCGTCAAGAGGCTCGTGGACTACGCTGAGGAGCACGGCATCGAGTACCACATAGCGAGGTTCAAGGACTACGTGGGCTATACGCTAGACGAGATAGTGCGCAGGGGGAGGGAGCTCGGCCTACCATACCTCCCGTGCACCTACTGCGGCGTACTACGCCGATACATCATGAACCGCGCTGCCCGGGAGATAGGGGCCACCGTGATAGCTACGGGCCACAATCTGGACGACATAGTGCAGACGTTCCTCATGAATATACTGGGCAACGACTGGGCCAAGATAGTCCGGCTAGGCCCTATCTCGGGGCCTGCGAGCCACCCCCGCTTTGTGCGCAAGGTTAAGCCCTTCTACGAGGTACTGGAGAAGGAGACTACGCTCTACGCGGTGATCCACGGGCTCTACACGGGGTTCGAGGAGTGCCCGTACGCGCAGATGAGTATACGCTGGACTGTACGCCGCATGATAAACGAGCTGGAAGAGCGCAGCCCCGGGGTAAAGTACTCGCTCCTGAGGAGCCTGGAGACAGCCATCAACATGCTACGGAGACAGGGCATAGGAGAGCCAGACGAGGAGGAGGGGCTCTACAGCTGCGCGCTCTGCGGCGAACCAGCCGCGCACCCGATATGCCGGGCGTGCCAGCTCCGGCTACAGCTAGGCATAATGGAGGTAAGCCCGGAGAAGCTGGAGAGCTTGCCGCCGGAGGCGCGCCGCATGGCTGAGAGCGCGCTGAGGCTGTCCGAGGAGAGAAGCAGGCGCCGGTGA
- a CDS encoding GNAT family N-acetyltransferase translates to MEPGLRRRLLGYAEAVGLSRYRGLLVLHSAEPGRAAEELVELLGGSGGCIAAAPRRLLPSCPGGCRCVSPGGFQGALGQEARLVVIATDGLLRPNLVAGLAGAVSAGGLLAVTAPPLDRWSPGPAGGAGGYRRYLLDALRRAPVVLWADADTGRVYAERRPRGRAGEWRLGSRGYRPRHAVPRALLGLAVTPSQARALDAFAGFLSGRQRSFLVTGDRGRGKSFLLGLAAVLAVRRGALGEAVAVAPEPAGLTSFFEGLVRGLDALRVRHRVRRRGGDVVAVTGPWFRVAYQPVDSAKPAAFLVVDEAGAVGVARLRRLSWRSGRVLVATTIHGYEGSGRVFAHMVGEVLPRPLASVELAEPVRYPPGDPLEEWVNETFMLRPDPEPPGPEGELVYEQVPAEKLASEPRLLRAVYSLLALAHYRGEPDYLLVLLESRTHTVHVLRSGGSIVAVADVGLEDWGQPEEGRLGLTLLSLQAEGAEGLRAARVVRIAVHPGLQRRGLGTRLLGYVEEWARSRGVDLVTAVFGRHDVLGFWLRAGYTPFYVSPRFNRYTGEKNIGVAKPLTAAGRRVLEEAARELRLRLLFSAHSVYRDLAAEKIAALLRALPSVEPAIGLTPGQKRRLCMHLRGLAEAEQALDALYLAAAIALSRREAAEGLGERRLLLAVARLLQGKPPDEAAEIAGIPVGQLPGELRGLAEFLADAAGVVCG, encoded by the coding sequence GTGGAGCCGGGGCTGAGGAGGAGGCTGCTAGGCTACGCCGAGGCAGTGGGGCTGTCTAGGTACCGGGGGCTCCTAGTACTACACTCGGCCGAGCCGGGCAGGGCGGCAGAGGAGCTTGTAGAGCTGCTAGGGGGCAGCGGGGGCTGCATAGCGGCTGCGCCCCGCCGGCTCCTCCCATCCTGCCCCGGGGGCTGCCGCTGCGTCTCGCCGGGCGGGTTCCAGGGCGCCCTAGGCCAGGAGGCGCGGCTGGTGGTGATAGCCACTGATGGGCTCCTACGCCCCAACCTCGTCGCTGGCCTCGCCGGCGCTGTGTCTGCTGGCGGCCTGCTAGCAGTCACCGCGCCCCCGCTGGACAGGTGGAGCCCGGGCCCCGCGGGCGGTGCTGGCGGCTACCGCCGGTACCTCCTCGACGCGCTGCGCCGCGCCCCCGTCGTGCTCTGGGCGGACGCGGACACGGGTAGGGTGTACGCGGAGCGGAGGCCTCGCGGGCGGGCCGGGGAGTGGAGGCTGGGCTCTAGGGGGTATAGGCCCCGTCACGCTGTGCCCAGGGCCCTGCTAGGCCTAGCTGTGACGCCGAGCCAGGCCCGCGCGCTCGACGCTTTCGCTGGCTTCCTCTCGGGCAGGCAGCGGAGCTTCCTGGTGACCGGGGACCGGGGGCGCGGGAAGAGCTTCCTACTAGGCCTGGCCGCCGTGCTGGCCGTGCGGCGGGGCGCTCTCGGCGAGGCGGTGGCCGTCGCGCCGGAGCCTGCCGGGCTCACTAGCTTCTTCGAGGGCCTCGTCCGGGGCCTCGACGCCCTCCGGGTGCGCCACCGGGTCCGGCGGCGGGGCGGAGACGTCGTAGCGGTGACGGGGCCCTGGTTCCGTGTAGCCTACCAGCCCGTGGACTCCGCGAAGCCCGCAGCCTTCCTGGTCGTGGACGAGGCTGGGGCCGTCGGCGTGGCGAGGCTGCGGAGGCTGTCGTGGAGGAGCGGCCGGGTGCTCGTAGCTACCACGATCCACGGCTACGAGGGGAGCGGCCGGGTCTTCGCCCACATGGTCGGGGAGGTTCTGCCCAGGCCCCTGGCCTCGGTGGAGCTCGCTGAGCCTGTGAGGTACCCGCCCGGTGACCCCCTCGAGGAGTGGGTAAACGAGACGTTCATGCTCCGGCCCGACCCGGAGCCCCCCGGCCCCGAGGGGGAGCTGGTCTACGAGCAGGTGCCCGCCGAGAAGCTCGCCTCTGAGCCGCGCCTCCTACGCGCCGTCTACAGCCTCTTGGCGCTCGCCCACTACCGGGGCGAGCCGGACTACCTCCTCGTCCTCCTAGAGTCGAGGACCCATACCGTGCACGTGCTGCGCAGCGGAGGCAGCATCGTGGCCGTGGCGGACGTCGGGCTAGAGGACTGGGGGCAGCCAGAGGAGGGGAGGCTGGGCCTAACACTCCTCTCCCTCCAGGCAGAGGGGGCGGAGGGCCTCCGGGCTGCGCGGGTGGTCAGGATAGCTGTGCACCCCGGGCTACAGCGCCGCGGGCTAGGCACCCGCCTACTAGGCTACGTGGAGGAGTGGGCCCGGAGCCGCGGGGTTGACCTGGTTACGGCCGTGTTCGGGAGGCATGACGTGCTCGGGTTCTGGCTCCGGGCCGGCTATACCCCGTTCTACGTGAGCCCGAGGTTCAACAGGTACACGGGAGAGAAGAACATCGGCGTCGCGAAGCCCCTCACCGCTGCCGGGCGGCGCGTCCTCGAGGAGGCTGCGCGGGAGCTGCGCCTCCGCCTACTCTTCTCCGCGCACAGCGTCTACCGCGACCTAGCAGCCGAGAAGATAGCCGCGCTCCTACGGGCCCTACCCAGCGTAGAGCCCGCTATCGGCCTCACGCCGGGCCAGAAGAGGAGGCTCTGTATGCACCTCCGGGGCCTCGCTGAGGCTGAGCAGGCGCTCGACGCCCTCTACCTGGCCGCCGCCATAGCGCTCTCCCGGCGCGAGGCCGCCGAAGGGCTAGGCGAGCGTAGACTACTGCTCGCCGTGGCTAGGCTCCTACAGGGGAAGCCGCCGGACGAGGCCGCCGAGATAGCTGGCATACCGGTTGGGCAGCTGCCCGGAGAGCTTCGCGGCCTGGCAGAGTTCCTGGCTGATGCGGCTGGCGTCGTGTGCGGCTAG
- a CDS encoding universal stress protein — protein MAPKNCSFTHAVVGLDLSKVSDLFVSWLPYLRRVGTRSLTLVHVVSLEVLEHVASGYPVDKLQEDMRREALRKLDVYATELRSKGFEVEVIRPEVGEPAIKIAEIARRLNADYIVVASRGHGWIRRILLGSTSEELVHVADRPVFISKPYTRSKDGEEELRAPGDPFEGPIVAAVDFDDYLDHVLCRASEIARRTGARIVLLHVLEEGEDGPTVAKRLLELTERLKAEGVEASYTIAKGKPGKAIVEEADKLGASLILIGPHSRSEATIEIMGTTTEAVIRRAGTHVLVCK, from the coding sequence GTGGCGCCGAAGAACTGTAGTTTTACGCACGCGGTTGTGGGCCTCGACCTCTCAAAGGTGTCCGACCTCTTCGTGTCGTGGCTGCCCTACCTCCGGCGGGTGGGGACTCGGAGCCTAACGCTCGTACACGTGGTTTCCCTGGAGGTTCTGGAGCACGTTGCCAGCGGCTACCCCGTGGACAAGCTCCAGGAGGATATGAGGCGCGAGGCTCTGCGCAAGCTCGACGTTTACGCTACGGAGCTGCGCAGCAAGGGCTTCGAGGTCGAGGTCATACGCCCAGAAGTGGGTGAGCCGGCGATCAAGATAGCTGAGATCGCGCGCAGGCTTAACGCGGACTACATAGTGGTAGCGTCGAGGGGGCACGGCTGGATACGCCGCATACTGCTCGGGAGTACCAGCGAGGAACTCGTACACGTGGCTGACCGGCCTGTGTTCATATCGAAGCCCTATACACGCAGCAAGGACGGAGAGGAGGAGCTGCGTGCCCCCGGCGACCCCTTCGAGGGGCCCATAGTAGCTGCTGTGGACTTCGACGACTACCTCGACCACGTGCTATGCAGGGCCTCTGAGATAGCGAGGCGGACCGGCGCCAGAATAGTTCTGCTCCACGTGCTTGAGGAGGGGGAGGATGGGCCTACAGTGGCTAAGCGTCTCCTCGAGCTAACCGAGAGGCTCAAGGCCGAGGGCGTTGAGGCAAGCTATACCATCGCCAAGGGTAAGCCTGGCAAAGCCATAGTTGAGGAGGCAGATAAGCTCGGAGCATCGCTCATACTCATAGGCCCGCATAGCAGAAGCGAGGCCACCATCGAGATAATGGGCACTACTACGGAGGCCGTGATACGGCGCGCGGGAACGCACGTACTAGTCTGTAAGTAG
- a CDS encoding MoaD/ThiS family protein — MAIRVKVIGSPSEKLVEHREGMTVGDVLRELGLLSSEYVVARNGRVVAEDEPVEDGDEIVLYPVVSGG, encoded by the coding sequence ATGGCGATACGGGTCAAAGTTATAGGCTCGCCTAGCGAGAAGCTCGTCGAGCACCGCGAGGGCATGACTGTAGGCGATGTCCTGCGCGAGCTGGGGCTGCTCAGCAGCGAGTACGTAGTGGCCCGGAACGGCCGAGTCGTGGCCGAGGACGAGCCCGTGGAGGACGGCGACGAGATAGTACTGTACCCGGTGGTGTCGGGTGGCTAG